In Archaeoglobus profundus DSM 5631, the sequence ATTATCAATCATTAAAAATTTGAGGGTGTTTGAATGAGGGTTGGTGTTTACATCTGTCACTGTGGTTTTAACATAGCTGGAGTCTTAGACATAGATGAACTCGTTGAATTTGCCAAGAGTTTAGATGATGTCGTAATTGTAAGAGACTACAGATTCATGTGCTCGAATCCGGGACAAGAACTGATAAGAAGAGATATTAAGGAGTACAATCTCGATAGAGTCGTTATCGCCGCATGTTCTCCGAATCTTCATGAAAGAACTTTCAGAAAGGTTTTGAGTGAAGCTGGATTGAATCCATTCTTCCTTCAGATCGCAAACATAAGGGAGCAGTGCTCGTGGGTGCATTCGGATGATAGTGTTAAGGCTACAGAGAAAGCTAAGAGAATAATAAAGTCGGCTGTCGAAAGGGTTAAGAGACACAGGCCACTTGAAATTAGGAAAGCCGATGTCATACCGAGAGTTTTGGTAATTGGAGGAGGAATAGCTGGGATATCTGCCTCTCTCCTTTTAGCCGAAGCTGGAGTAGAGGTGTACTTGGTCGAGAGAGAACCTACGATTGGTGGAAATATGGCCAAATTCGATAAGACATTTCCAACGCTGGACTGTGCTGCTTGTATCCTAACTCCGAAGATGACTGCTGTAAGGGAAAATCCAAATATAAAGCTGTTCACGAACTCTGAAATAATCGATGTTAAGGGTTCAGTTGGCAACTTCAAGGTTAAGATAAGGGTTAAGCCGAGATTCATAAACGAAGAGGCTTGCACGGGATGTATGGAGTGTGTGGAGGCTTGCCTACACTATCCAATGATTCCATCGGAGTTCGATGAGAAGATAGGATACAGAAAACCTATACACATGCAGTTTCCCCAAGCAGTACCTACATGCCCCTACATAAATCCAAACGAGTGTCTACATTTCCTAACAAATAAGTGCCCCATGTACTGTGAAGAGGTTTGCGAGGCGGATGCGATAGACTTCAATCAGAATGAGAGAATTGAGGAGATCGAAGTAGGAGCAATAATAGTGGCAACGGGATTTAAGCTGTTCGATCCATCTGTGATGGAGGAGTATGGGTTTGGAAGATATAAGAATGTCTTTACAGCTTTGCAAGTTGAGAGAATGCTAAACTCCACGGGGCCAACAGGTGGAAGGGTAGTTGTCAACGGCAGAGAGCCTGAGAGTGTTGCGATAATACACTGTGTTGGGAGCAGGGATGAGAGGTATAAAAAGTACTGTTCAAGAGTCTGTTGCATGTATTCGCTGAAGTTGGCTCATCTGATAAAAGAGAGAACGAATGCAGAAGTCTACAACTTCTACATGGATATGAGAACGTTTGGGAAGGGGTATGAGGAATTTTACAAGAGGATTTTGGATGAAATTAGGACTATAAGGGGAAGGGTTGCGGAGGTTACTGATGTACCAATAAACGAGGACGAAAAAAGAGAAGTTGAGAAAGGAAAGGTCATAGTTGTCGTTGAGGATACGCTTTTGGGAAAGATTGTAAGGATTCCAGTCGATATGGTCATACTTTCTCCAGCGATGGAACCTTCAGAGGGTACTAAAGAGCTTGCAAGGATTTTGAAGGTTTCACTCGATGAAAACGGGTTCTTCAAAGAATTGCATCCGAAATTAGCTCCAACCGTGATAGCTCCGGGAATATTCGTATGTGGCTGCGCCCAAGGGCCTAAGGACATCCAAGATTCGGTTGCTCAGGCCGAATCCGTAGCGGGACATGCTCTGTCTATGATAGATAGAGGTTACATAGAGCTTGAGCCGACTACAGCTTACGTTGATGAAGAGAAATGTTCTGGATGTGGAATATGCATCCCGCTCTGTCCGTTCCAGGCGATCGAAATAGATGAGAGAAAGAGAGCAAAGATAGACGAGTTGCTCTGCATGGGTTGCGGCGTTTGTGCTTCAAGTTGCCCAAGCAGAGCTATAAAGCATAGACTTTTCGAATCCGAAACGATAAGAGCTGAAATACTAAGTCTTCTCAAATGACTTCTCAACAAAAATTTTGTTCGAATACCTCTACATTCTAACTGTTTTTTCGTCAAAATTGAGGTTTCTAAGACCAAGCTTACAGATGTGTAATTAACTACACGCAATTTTATTATTTAACGAAATTATATTTAGGTCAGCCAAAACCTAATTAAGGAGGGTGGGAAGTGATATGGTAGAGTGCCCGTATTTACAGAATTGCCCATTCTTTAACAGGTTGCAGCTATCGGCAACGGCAGAAATGCTAAAAGAGAGGTACTGCAAAGGTAACTTTGAGAACTGTGCCAGATATAAGCTAAGAAAAGATGGAAAACCTGTCCCCGACAACTTATGGCCCAACGGTAAGATGTTGTGAGTGTTGAGAGTTAATCCTATTTTTCAGATTTTCATTTTTTAGATGAGAATTGAGTTTATTAATGGAGAGGATCTAAAGGTATTACGCACAACCTTCCATCGAGCTTAATAACTTTAACTTTCACACCGTAGACTTTCTCTATGTTAGTCGGCGTTAAAACGTCATTGGGATCTCCAACAGCAAATACCTTACCGTCCTTCATCATAACAATTCTATCCGCGTACCTCGAAGCTAAATTCAAGTCGTGTATAGCTACAACTGCAGTAATTCCATTCTCTCTAACAATATTTCTTATGATTTCCATGACTTCGAGTTGATGCTTGATATCCAGGTTCGCCGTAGGCTCGTCGAGCAACAAAATCTCTGGCTCCTGAGCCAACGCCCTTGCAATCAGAACCTTCTGCTGTTGCCCACCGCTTAACTCGTTGAAGTCCCTCATGGCAATGTTCTCGATGTCCAGAATCCTGAGAACTTCAAATACTTTTTCTATATCCCTCCTACTGCACCTCCAACCTAAATACGGTCTTCTACCCATCAAAACTACTTCAAAAACTGTAGCTGGAAAGAACTGTTTAACGCTTTGAGGAACGTAGCCTACAGTCCTAGCAATCTCAATCTGACTGAAATTTTTGACATCTTTTCCGTTGATTAGTATAACACCTTTCTGAGGTTTCAGAATTCGGTCTATACACTTCAGTAACGTAGACTTTCCAGATCCGTTTGGGCCTACAATTGCAACAATCTCAGACTCGTAAATATCTATCGTCACATTCTTAAGAGCTTGGATGCTGTCGTAGCTAAACTCTAAACCCTTAATCCTTATCTTCATGCTACCAGTACTCCTTCTTTCTCTTTATAAGCAGATACAGGAACATTGGTCCTCCTAAGCAGTTGGTAATCACTCCAACTGGAAGTATTACGGGTGCTAAGATCGTTCTGGCAATGGTATCGCATGTAAGCAGTAGAGCTCCTCCGAAAAGGGCTGAAGCTGGGAGCAGGTATCTGTAGTCACCACCTATGATCATTCTGCATATGTGTGGTGCTACCAAGCATATGAAACCGATCGTTCCCGTGAAACTTATGATCGATGCTGTTAAAAATGCGGAGACGAGCATAACGAATATTCTCTCTCTTTCTGGATTCACTCCTAAGCTTTTTGCAACTTCGTCTCCAGCTGTCATCATTACGTTAACATCCCAAGTCTTCCACATTAGGAGGATAAAGCAGATCAAGAGGGATACGAATATCGTTGGGATCATCTCCCACGAAGCCCGTCCCAAGTCACCCACCATCCAAAAGTATGCTGATTTTACCGCTTCAGGCTCGGCGAAGTACATTAGTATTGTCGTTACTGCACTGAAGATGTACATCATAGCAATTCCCGCCAGTATCATCGTCTCAGGTGTGGCACCCTTAACTCGGGCTAAGGCGAGTATGACAAATGTTGGTATTAGAGAAAATAGGAATGCGTTACCCACTATCACATACTTACCCACAAAGATACCCTTCGAGAGTATGATTGCAATTGCAGCCCCAAGTCCAGCGGCAGATGAAATTCCTAAAGTGTATGGGGTTGCGAGTGGATTCCTCAAAATCCCCTGAGTCATCGCACCACTGGAAGCTAACCCCGCTCCCGCGATTATTGCGAGGAGTATCCTAGGCATTCTTAAATTCCAGACGATTGACTCCTTAGTGCTCTCAGGATGACTGACTAAACATTTTAAGATTATCGAATAAACTTCTGAAACAGAAATCGGATACGAACCGAGCGTTGCGGAGATTCCAGCGATCACTATTATCAGAACTGAGGTAAAAATTATAAAAAGGATTTTTTTACCTACGTACCTCTCATACTCTTCCTTAACTCGCAAGAGTTCTGCTGTGTCCATCATTTACCACTTAGGATATACGAAGCTACCCTGTTCACTCACATTGTAGTTTATGTGTAGGAAGTTGTCGATATACTCTTGAAATATTTCCTTTGGATTGATGTCGCTGTATCTGTCTGGATAGAGCCATTTGGCAACTGTTACGAGAGCAACCGGGAAGGATGGAGCTGTTGCAAGATCAGCGGATATCACGTAAACTCTACCGTTCTTTACCGCGGGCACGTTTTCGAATCCCGGTAAGTTGACTATCTCTTCGTAATCGGCTTTCATCCCGCTTATATCATCCGTTTCGTATCCACCTGCGTAGCTCCACCTTAGGATCACATCTGGTGCCCAGAGTATAACCTGCTCTGGATCGACGTCAAAGTAACCTTTTCTACCCTTCAGAACGTTGTCTCCTCCAGCCGCAACTGACAGATCGTAAAGTCCCGACCCCTCGCCGAAAGCTCTTAAGGGTTTACGGCAGGTGTAAACCTTGACCTTCTTCTCAGGGATCCTCGACTTCACAAGATTTTCATACTTCTCGAACCATTTGATGTATTTACTCGCATTCTCCTCTTTATCGAGTAGATAGCCCAACTTTTCCATCTCTTCCTTCATTGTACTACCCTTGTAGAAATCGAATCTTATTACTGTTATGTTTAAACCGAGGAGCTTAAACTTCTCCTCGAGCTTGCTCGGGTCTGGCCATCTGACGTAGGATATAACCACATCTGGATTGAGGCTTACTATGGCTTCTATATCTGGATCGAAGCACGATCCCACAGATGGTAACTCGCTCAACTCTGGGAATTGCCTTTTGCTCTCCTTCGTATACTTACTTACTCCAACGACTTTATCCTTAGCACCTAATACGACTAACGCTTCAACGGCGTCGCTGTGCAAGGCTACTATTCTCTTTATTGGCTTGTATATCGTTATAGTTCTGTTTGCTGAATCAACAATTGACTTCGGTTCTCCATTCCAGTGGATGTAAACGTAAGAGGCCTCTCTGATTTCATCCAAACTCAACGTTGAACTTCCGAGCATGTAATCTGTTATAATATTTGCAAGTTCGTCCTTCGTTATTCTGTTATCACCTTTAAATAAGTCCATGTAATCGTTAGCGCTTACTACTTCAATACACGAGACGAGCAATATTAGAGCGAGGAAAACAGCCGATCTCATCTCAACCACCTCCTAAGCGCGATCAAGGAGATAGGTAGTACTGCCGTTACAAACTCAAAACCAGGTGTCTGTTTTGTTGTGGCCGTTGGAGATGTAGTTGTTACGATTGTGGTTGTGAATGTTGCAGTGGTAGTTGTAATCTGCGTTGCGGTCACTTTACTCACAGAAATCGATGCCTCAAGTTTACCTTCTCCCTCATTTAGCATGTCAACCCATTTTCCGTCAAATGTAAACGTTCCTTCGCTCGATGGTGCTTTAAACGTGCATTCTACTCTCGTATCGTTTATTATAGCTAGGGACACACTGTTCCCCGAAACTTTGTATGGTGTTAAGCAGTTTACGAGCGTAAATTCTTTCGGAACGTTTAGAGCTACACCGACAACAGTTGGTAAATTTCCATCGACTTCAATGGAAATGTTGAATTTCTCGTTAGGGAGTACGACGCTTGGAGTCTTTATTTCAACTTTAAGTGCGCTCGCCGTAGACGTACAGAGAATGCATACGATTGCGATTGCAACGAACAGATTTTTCATAGTCTCCAGTTACATTTTATGAATATAAGTGTTATCATTAAGCTTGTTGGAAATATTAATTAAGATCAAAAAACTTAAAAATAGTATGTTATCATCACTATTCGGTGATTTGTTATGAGAAAGTCGTCACTACTAGTGGGTCTAGTAGTATGCATTGGAATAGCAGCGATAGCTGTAAACGCCTCTACGAGTGCAGAGAGTAATGACGTAGTTTTAAGCCCAGATGGAACGTTTATGTGCGCACACGCCAAAGACATAACGTTCTACAACAGGAGTGCTAAAAACTGCTGGTTCAGAATCAGTGGAGCGGACTGGATTTATTCAAATGGAACGATCGTGTTTAGAAGGGTAAGTGATATAGAAATAAATACACCAAGAGATTTGAAAGGAACTGTTTGGATATGCACAAAAAGAGGATGGAATCCCTTAGGAGGAGAAATTGAATACTATAAAGATAGGGGATACTGTTATATAACCTCGCTAAAGTATGGAAAAGCAGAGATTCCTGCTGCAAAGCTTATTCCTGGAGAGGAATACGTTTTGATCGTTGAACTTATAGATTCCTCTTACCTCTTTAAATATGAAGACAAGCCAGGAAGAGATCATTGGATAAAGATTGACGATACCGATACGTTCGATAGAGTTGAAATATTTGGCTATGGACCGATATCGAGGGTTCCCTTCAGAATAGTAGTTGAAGAATAATTTTTATTTTTTAATAAATTTTTAAAAATAATAGCAGAACTACAACTCTCGTCACCATCATAAGCGAGAGACTTATCAAACCTCTAAGCAGTCCAAGCCTTAACCCGAATATCGATATCCACTGAGGAAAGTAAAACCTGATATAGAGTATAGGTAACATGAACACACTGCCTAGGAGTAAAGAGATTATTGCATCTTTCTCACATATCGCACCGCTCTGCAACAGTGACCCAAACATCGAAAAACCCACAATAGGAGATGCAATGTATGTTGCAATGGCTGGAATTGCAATTGATGGCAAATTCAACGCTTTTGCAATCGGAAGCAGAAGTGTTTCAGTCCTATCGATCAAACCGACACTCATCAGTGTGAATGTGCAAAACGTAACGACAACAAATACAACCCCTATCCTTTTGAACTTTTTAAGTGTCTTTCTTAAAGCTAATTTGAACGAGAAGTCCTTGCAATCGATTACCATTTCAACAGCAACACTTCTGCCATCTAAGATTAGCCTACCGCAGACGATTACAAATATCAATAAAGCGGCTGTTCCCAGCCACAATGTCGCCACGTATATACCCCCAACGTAAAGACCCAACATTGGCATGATAACCGGTAGATGATACGTGAATGTCTCCTTGAGTGGTACGACTGTCGAGTTAAGTATTGAAGAAAGCAAGACCTCTCTATCCTTCAAAACTCCTTCCTCCCTTAAGTCCTGGAGCATGGCGTTCGATGCCGTTGGTGAACCTATGGCTGTTACGAAGGCAATACCACAAACATCTGGAAGGTTCGCGAGCTTTGTGAGCGGTTTTCCAATTTTTTCGAGCCTTTTCAGCAGACCAAATCCTAGCAGAACTTCGGAAGCCAGCATACCAAAGAATATGATCGGCAGTACACGTAATGTGAAGCTGAGAGTGCTGAGAAGTACGTCGTAAAGTTTGAACATATCAGACTATTGAGCTACTTGCTCTTAACAATTCCGAAAAAGTCTTAAAATAGTATCATGACCACCATTTGTATTAGTTGGACTAGTCATGTGAACTAGATAAAGTAGCCTTGGTTTCTGAAAAACCCATTAAGATGACACGTTACCAGTAGCATGTTGAGTAACACCATTTCTCCGTATATTAATGATAATTATCCGCAAAGTATAATTGTTCTCTCAAAAAGAGTTATAAGTGGTAATACCGCAATAGCTATAGGCGTACAGAGCTATGGGGTGATTACATGATCTGCTTAGTACTGGGATACGGTGCAAGGCCTCTGGCTACACTTAGGAGGATTTTGAGAGAGGAGAAAATCGATGGTGTCGTTTTAACAGATCAGAACTGTGAGAAAGAGCTAGAAAAGATTCTTAACTCGAAAGTTATTTTCATCTACGCTCACGAACTTCCTGATTCTGTTGTCAAAAGTTTAAAGGACTGTAATGCCAAGATAATCTCAGCGGGAGGTTCGGAAGATCTGACAAACGTTCCTTTAAACATTTATGTTAAAGCCAAATCGTATTATATTATCGGCGGAGAACACAATCTGAGAAACTTAGTCAGATTTTTAGCCAGTTTGGCTGGAGATTTAAGAGATTACGGAGAACCTCAGGATGTTCCAGTACATGGTATATACCATCCGAGATTGGGCTTTTTCGATAGTTTGGAGGATTATCTGAATTCATACGATAAAAGACCATTGATAGGTTTACTCTTTTGGAGGAGTTCTTGGCTCTATGGAGATACGAAGCATGTTGAAGAGATCGTGAACGCTTTTGAGAAAGAGGGGTTCGGAGTAATCCCCGTATTTGTCCTTCCGAAGGATTTGACAACTGGAATAGGTAAGGATATAGATGAAAGTGTTGAAAGATTTTTCACAAAAGATGGACAGGTTGTTGTTGATGCTGTCGTCAGTTTAATCTCTTTCGGAATCGAATATCTCAGAAAGTTGGAAAAGCTTGGTGTTCCAATATTCTCGCCAATATGCTCATACTATCAATCCGTTGGGGATTGGAAAGAAAGCAATGGCGTCGATTACATGACACAGGTTTACAGTGTAATAATTCCAGAGGTTTCAGGGGCAATTGAGCCACTTTTTGTAGCTGGATCGAGGAATGTTGAGGGGTTTAAGATTATCGAGCCTTATCCAGAGCACGTGGATTACTTGGTTAAGAGGGTTAAAAGATGGGTCGAGTTAAGGAGGAAGCCCAAGAAAGATGTAAGGATAGCAATAATTTTGATAAATCCACCATGCAAGGGCTTAGAGGCTAACATTGCTGTTGGAATGGGGCTGGATGTTCCAGAAAGCATTGTGAGGCTTTTACACAGGCTTAAGGAGGAGGGTTACACTGTCGATGGTGTTCCGAAGAGTGGGGAAGAATTGATAAGGCTAATTTTGGAGAGAAAGGCGATAAGTGAGTTCAGGTGGACATCCGTTGAGGACATAGTCAGATGTGGAGGTGCTATAGATTTCGTAAGCTTGGATGATTACTTGGAATGGTTCAACGAGCTTCCGGAGGATTTGAGAAATAAGATGATCAAAGATTGGGGTAAGCCTGAAGATGTTCTGGCTGGAAGAGTTGATAAAGCCCTTGTTGGAATGGTCTACAACGGCAAGTTCGTGATTCCGGGAATTAAGTTTGGAAACGTCTTCATAACGCCTCAGCCGAAGTTTGGGTGTGCCGGTGCAAGATGCGATGGAAGAATCTGTAGAATTCTGCACGATCCAACCATAGTTCCTCCACATCAGTGGTGGGCGGTCTATAGGTGGATAGCGAGAAAGTTCAAGGCTGACGTGATAATTCACTTCGGAACTCACGGCTACCTTGAGTTCAGACCGGGAAAAGGTGTAGGACTGTCTCCCTCATGCGTTCCAGAAGCGAGCTTAGATGACATTCCTCACCTCTACGTCTACGTTGTATCGAACCCAATGGAGGGTGTCATAGCGAAGAGGAGAGGCTACGCAACTCTGGTTGATCATATATACCCGCCGATGGCGATGGCCGAAGTTTTGGATGAGCTGGATTCACTTTTGAATCAGTATGCAAGGTCAAAGAATTTGGGAGAAAATGCGAGGAGGAGAAAGTTGTATGAGGAGATACTCAAGAAGGCTGAAGAGTGTAAGATAAGGATAAGGAATCCGGAGAACGAGGATGAGACGATAGAGGAAATTCACCGCTACGTTGATCTGATGAGGGGGTCGCAGATAAACCTTGGACTCCACGTATTTGGCAATCCACCAAGGGATGCAAAAAGACTGGCTGAGTATATCGTTACCGCGATGGCTTACGATTCTCATTATTCACCTTCTATAAGGAGGGTAGTTGCTGAGGCTATTGGGCTGAACTACGACGAAATCAAGAGAAACCCTATGGGTGTTACAAACGGTTACACAAACAGGGAACTGTTGGAGATTATTCACAAGCTTTCAGTTGGTACACTTAAGAGGCTCTTAAATGGGGAAGGTTACGATGTCATCTACGAAGAGATCGGAAAAATTGGATTCAAAGTCGTTGACGAGCTTAAATTGAGAAAAGTATTTGAGAAGGCTTTAGAGGTTGCGAAGAAAATTGTAGAATGCAAGAGAGAATACGAAGGATTTTTGAAGGGTTTGAGGGGTGAATACGTTGAACCGGGACCGTCTGGAGCTATAACGAGGGGTAAATTTGAGATACTTCCAACTGGAAGAAATTTCTACGCTGTAGACCCAAGGTCTTTACCAACAAAGTCCGCTTGGTATGTAGGCGTTGAAACCGCCGAGAAGTTGCTTGAAGAGTTCAAGAGGAAGCATGGTAGGTATCCTGAGAGTGTCGGGCAGATTTTGTGGAGTATCGATGCTTACAAGGCTGATGGAGAGCAGATAGCTCAAATCCTTTACCTCTTAGGGGTTAAACCAATTTGGAAGGGTGATCGTGTCGTGGGTCTTGAGGTCATACCGCTTGAAAAGCTTGGAAGGCCTCGAATAGATGTTCTGGTCAGGATAAGCGGGATTGTTAGGGATACTCTGCCAAACTACATCCATTTAATAGATGAGGCTATTGAAAAGGTCGTTACTCTTGATGAACCTATCGAAATGAACTACGTGAGGAAGCACTATATTGAGCACATCAAGAAATTGGTTGAGATGGGTAGAAGCTTTGAAGAGGCGAGGAAATTTGCGAGATTCAGAGTATTTGGTGCTCCACCCGGAGCTTATGGAGCGGGAGTGAATTTGGCTGTTGAATCTTCTGGATGGAAGGCTGATGAAGATTTAGCAAAAGTTTGGGTTCAGTGGGGCGGTTACGCCTACAGCAGAGAGGATTTTGGAGTTGAGGCTCACGAATCGCTGATACTAAACTTGAAGGAGGTTGATGTGATCAGCAGAAATCACGTTAGCGATGAGCACGATTTAACGAACTGCTGTTGCTACTTTGCATACCACGGTGGTTTCAAGAATGCTGTAGATGCTTTGACTGGGAAGAATGTAGACATAGTCCAAGTGGATACAAGGGATTTGAGCGATACGAAGGTTGTGAATGTTAAGGTTGAGATTGAGAGGGTTGTGAGGACAAAACTACTCAACGATATGTGGATTGAGGAGATGAAGAAGCACGGTTACAGAGGGGCGAGCGAGTTCTCGAAGAAGATTTTACATCTGTACGGCTGGGAAGCTACAACCAATCTCGTTGAAGATTGGATATTCGATGAGATTGCTGAGAAATACGTTTTGGATGAAGAGATGAGAAGGTGGTTTGAGAAAAACAACGTTTATGCACTTGAGGAGATTGCGAGGAGGTTAATAGAAGCTTACGAGAGAGGGTTATGGAAGACGAGTGAAGATTTGATCGAAAGGCTTAGAGAGGTTTACTCCGAGATCGAGGGAATTCTTGAAGAGAATATAGGTGAGGGAGACATACAGGGTGGAGTAATCGAAATTTATACTGCAGAGGATGATGAGCACTGGATGGAGAAGCTTGAGGAGGTTGATAGGCTATGGAGGCTCGCGAAAAGCGCTTGATCTTTCCATTTTCGGCAATAGTGGGGCAGGAGAACGCTAAGTTAGCTCTGCTTTGTGTGGCAGTCAACCCGTTAATAGGCGGAGTATTACTTAAGGGCGATAAAGGAACTGGAAAATCAACGATGGTTAGAGCTTTAGCGAACGTTTTGCCAGACATCGAAGTTGTAGCGGATTGTCCATTCAACTGCAACCCCTCAAACCCTTTAGAGATGTGCGACAGCTGTTATAAGAGATACGAGAACGGCGAGGATTTGCCAGTGGCAAGAAGGAAAATGAGGGTTGTAGACTTACCCTTAAGTGTAACAATAGATAGGTTGGTTGGAACTGTGGATGTTGAAAGGTTTCTGAAGGAGGGAGTTAAGGCGTTACAGCCCGGAATACTCGCTGAGGCTAACAGAAACATCCTATACATCGACGAGGTGAACCTGCTCGATGACTACATAGCGGATTCGCTTTTAGATTCAGCCGCGATGGGATGGAACGTTATAGAGAGGGAGGGTATTTCGTTTAAGCATCCAGCCCGCTTTATTTTAGTTGGATCGATGAATCCGGAGGAAGGTGAACTAAGACCGCAAATTTTAGACAGATTTGGACTGTGCGTTGAGGTAAGTGCTCCAATGAATCCCGAAGATAGAATAGAGATCGTTAGGAGAGTTGAGAAGTTTCATGAGGATCCTATAGGATTCTACAGGAAGTTCGAGAACAAGGAGAAGGAGCTAACTGAAAAGATTGTCAAGGCGAAGGAGATACTGCCAAAAGTCGAGATAAGCGAAGATCTTCTAAAGCTCTTAGCCGAGACTGTCATAAAATTGGGTATAAAAACAAACAGGGCTGAGATAGCTACGATAAAAACTGCCAAAGCCATAGCCGCGCTAAATGGAAGGAGAAGGGTTACACTTGATGACTTGGAGAAAGCAATGGAGTTGGCATTACCACACAGACTTAAGGACAAACCCTTTCAAAAGCCTCAACCCCTAAAGCTGAAGCAGGACGAAAATGATAGAAAAGAGAAGAACAAAAATCAGAATGAACAAGGACACGAGCACAAGCATAGCCATAAACATGAAGACAAGGGCAGTGGAAATAGAGGACAAGGAGGTGAGCAAAACTTTCGTTCGAGCGAAG encodes:
- a CDS encoding VWA domain-containing protein, which gives rise to MEAREKRLIFPFSAIVGQENAKLALLCVAVNPLIGGVLLKGDKGTGKSTMVRALANVLPDIEVVADCPFNCNPSNPLEMCDSCYKRYENGEDLPVARRKMRVVDLPLSVTIDRLVGTVDVERFLKEGVKALQPGILAEANRNILYIDEVNLLDDYIADSLLDSAAMGWNVIEREGISFKHPARFILVGSMNPEEGELRPQILDRFGLCVEVSAPMNPEDRIEIVRRVEKFHEDPIGFYRKFENKEKELTEKIVKAKEILPKVEISEDLLKLLAETVIKLGIKTNRAEIATIKTAKAIAALNGRRRVTLDDLEKAMELALPHRLKDKPFQKPQPLKLKQDENDRKEKNKNQNEQGHEHKHSHKHEDKGSGNRGQGGEQNFRSSEVDIPRMENASLKDDLNSYLSSRDSSVTVINFPKGVPVSYVPPKDEIRDVDFYSSIVWAVMSGKTPPIRVDSSDIRVRVRKSKAPTLWVLVLDSSGSMAIQKRISVAKGIAEKLVEKGYVKKSKMALIVAKGNRAEIVVPPTKNYLKVIESIENVPTGGRTPLSSALYNLLLLAKRERMKEKTLKVRAFLITDGKANVPLLGKRIKDEIIELASRLKKCDIELNVYDTRFAGEIGLSFIPILKDVANARVYKV
- a CDS encoding cobaltochelatase subunit CobN, coding for MICLVLGYGARPLATLRRILREEKIDGVVLTDQNCEKELEKILNSKVIFIYAHELPDSVVKSLKDCNAKIISAGGSEDLTNVPLNIYVKAKSYYIIGGEHNLRNLVRFLASLAGDLRDYGEPQDVPVHGIYHPRLGFFDSLEDYLNSYDKRPLIGLLFWRSSWLYGDTKHVEEIVNAFEKEGFGVIPVFVLPKDLTTGIGKDIDESVERFFTKDGQVVVDAVVSLISFGIEYLRKLEKLGVPIFSPICSYYQSVGDWKESNGVDYMTQVYSVIIPEVSGAIEPLFVAGSRNVEGFKIIEPYPEHVDYLVKRVKRWVELRRKPKKDVRIAIILINPPCKGLEANIAVGMGLDVPESIVRLLHRLKEEGYTVDGVPKSGEELIRLILERKAISEFRWTSVEDIVRCGGAIDFVSLDDYLEWFNELPEDLRNKMIKDWGKPEDVLAGRVDKALVGMVYNGKFVIPGIKFGNVFITPQPKFGCAGARCDGRICRILHDPTIVPPHQWWAVYRWIARKFKADVIIHFGTHGYLEFRPGKGVGLSPSCVPEASLDDIPHLYVYVVSNPMEGVIAKRRGYATLVDHIYPPMAMAEVLDELDSLLNQYARSKNLGENARRRKLYEEILKKAEECKIRIRNPENEDETIEEIHRYVDLMRGSQINLGLHVFGNPPRDAKRLAEYIVTAMAYDSHYSPSIRRVVAEAIGLNYDEIKRNPMGVTNGYTNRELLEIIHKLSVGTLKRLLNGEGYDVIYEEIGKIGFKVVDELKLRKVFEKALEVAKKIVECKREYEGFLKGLRGEYVEPGPSGAITRGKFEILPTGRNFYAVDPRSLPTKSAWYVGVETAEKLLEEFKRKHGRYPESVGQILWSIDAYKADGEQIAQILYLLGVKPIWKGDRVVGLEVIPLEKLGRPRIDVLVRISGIVRDTLPNYIHLIDEAIEKVVTLDEPIEMNYVRKHYIEHIKKLVEMGRSFEEARKFARFRVFGAPPGAYGAGVNLAVESSGWKADEDLAKVWVQWGGYAYSREDFGVEAHESLILNLKEVDVISRNHVSDEHDLTNCCCYFAYHGGFKNAVDALTGKNVDIVQVDTRDLSDTKVVNVKVEIERVVRTKLLNDMWIEEMKKHGYRGASEFSKKILHLYGWEATTNLVEDWIFDEIAEKYVLDEEMRRWFEKNNVYALEEIARRLIEAYERGLWKTSEDLIERLREVYSEIEGILEENIGEGDIQGGVIEIYTAEDDEHWMEKLEEVDRLWRLAKSA